TAGTTGGGAAATGCAGCGGACAGCATATCGGTCTGAACAGCACCCAAGGCAAGACAATTTACCCTGATATTATCCAGTTTCCATTCTTCTGCAAGACATTCTGTCAAAATTGCCAAAGCACCTTTTGCTGCACTATATGCTGATAAGCCGGAAAATTTGGAGCTGCCCATAAATCCTCCCATACTTCCAATATTGACAATATGTGCATTCCTCCTGTTAAGAAACGGGTGCAGAAATTGTAAAAAACGCACCACACCAAACACATTGACCTCAAATGTTTGCTGCCAGTCTTCATCATTTAAAGTCATAAACGGCTTGTTAATCAGCAACCCTGCATTGTTGATGACCACATCTATAGATCCGGATAAGGAGGTAATGGCTGTTTTTAGTTTCGGATTATCGGGTTGAGTTATGTCACAAACTACCGGAATCAGGCTGTCTTCGGCACAACAACTTTGCAAGTGATTCAGTTTTTCCTCATTTCGGGCAATTGCAAGCACCCGATGCTGGCTTTGACAAAAAATTTTTACCAGCTCAAAACCAATTCCCGAGCTTGCTCCGGTTACTATAATATTCATTCGATTTTGGTTGATTTCTATCGGTTCAAAATTGGTTAAAAATCCCCCATCATAGGCCTTAATACAAGGTCTTCCACCACAGTACAATCCGATAACTGGTAGCTGGCAATAATCATTCTTGCAATATCTTCAGGTGCCATGATGCGATGTTGATTGACTTCTGTGTCTTCCCACGATGCAGTATAAACAGCACCCGGCAATACACTTGTTACTTTGATATTGAAGGTTTTCAGTTCTTCCCTCAAACTTCTCGACAAACCGTACAAGGCGTGTTTAGAAGTAGTATATGCTGTACATCCGTCAAAAGCTTTCATAGCAGCTACCGAACAGATGTTAAAAATATGCCCCCGTTTGCGCGACATCATGTCTGGTAAAATTGCACGGGTCAAATGATAAGGACCGTACACATTAACAGCCATCATCTGCTCCATCAAACCATCCGGTTCACGCAAAATGGGGCTTGTTTGATACAACCCGGCATTGTTGATTAGTACTTCAACATATTTACAGTGTTTATTTACGAAATCGCCAAAAGCTATAGCTTCGTTTTTAACTCCCATATCGGCCACCTGATAGACTACATCGGTTTCCGGAAATTGCCTGATTAATTCATTTTTTAGTTGCTGAAGGTCTGTTTTATTTCTGGCACAAACTGCCAGATGAAACTTCTCTTTGGCAAACTGGAAAGCCAGTGCCTTGCCAATTCCCTTCGTGGCTCCGGTAATTACAGTGTACATGAATCAACTAAGTTTAAATGTGGACCAAATATTGCGTGTAAAGATGCAACGGTCAGTGCTAATTTACAATATCAGTGGAACAAAAAGGCAATACTTAGTAAAAGCGATCTAAAAAAATGTGCAAGCTCTGACATTAATTCAATAAAGGATGGCATCCTTGAAAACGATATGTAACTTTGTGCCGGCATTTAACATCGAACCCACCTTAACCTTTTGTCAGGTCAATATAAAGGGGCAACTTTTTAAATGCTGAATTCAACACGTCACCGTGACTGCCGGTAACATATTCAACTACTTGTTCATCATGCCTCAAACAGCATCTGTCTTCCAGTTTTCGCGGGTTTTTAAGTATGGTTTATTTTTCATTGCAATTTTTAGTACTTTTTTCGTTTGTCAGGCACAGGAATTGCCTCCGGTAGCAGAAAACCTCGAATCAATACAGTCCGGTTCTTATTTAATTCCGCTTGACCTTTCCAAACAATCTGCCTCTTATTCAGATTTGCCCGGAGGAATCAGTTATTCCGCCATCAATTTGGCTGCATACGGGTTAGTTTACCGCTTATTGGAAAACAAAGTGCCTGTTAAATGGGTCATAAGAAACGCCAAACCAAAAGATGCTCCCGATTTTACCGCGAACATTACGAGGTTATTTCCCTCGATACAGGCACCTGTCAGCAATGATTTTATCAGCAGCGCATTTGTCATAGATATAGGGCAAATCAATGCAGCAGTTTGCAACCCGCTAAATACTGACAATCAACCCGATATCGAAAATATCATTGCCGGCTTTGGGCAAAATGTGGCGGTATATACTTTAAATAATACGATGAACATGAATGTTCGGTATTGCCTATATTACCCGCCACAAATTGCAATTATCAGCAACAACAGCAATGCTCCGGCATTTGAACAAGCCTTTAACGCAGCCCATGTTCCTGTTTCAATCATCAACAATACCGATTTTTTGTCAGGCAACGGATGTTTTACCTTCATCCTTCAACCGGCAGCAAATCCTGCTGACAATATTACTGCTGCTTATGCAGATGCCGTGAACAATTTTATAGCCGGGGGTGGTAATTTCTGGGCGCAGTCTGGCATGGCCATTGGTTTAGAAAATCAAACTTTGTTAATGACTACCGCAGGAATAACCCCTGTTAACAATCTCATAAGTCCTCCTTATATTTATTTGGCCAACGATTTACCGGTCATGCAAATTCAGGGCAATTTTCCGGGTTTAGTTACCGGTACTGTTGGAACTTACAGCCTTTCGTCAGGCAGTAGTTGGCGACCTTTTACCTATCCCTGCCTCACCATCAACACACCCATTGGTGCTAACCGCTTTGTGCTGACCGGTGGCGATTTAAACGGAGTATCTCCGGGAGGTAATTTATATTATTGTGGCGGTGATGAATTTACTTTTACCACTATCCCTTCTGATGCTTCTACTGCAAATGCCGTTTTACAGGCGCAGCGGCTGTTTTTGAACGCAGCCTTTATTCCGGCGGGTATCAATAGTATCTGCGCCGGAAATGATATTTGTATTTGTGCCGGCCAATCTACAACTTTAGGTTGTACAACCGGAGGTTTTGAAGCAGGTGAACTCCTTTGGACACCAACCACCGGATTGAGTTGTACCGATTGCCCCAACCCAATAGCAACTCCTGAAATAACCACTACTTATACCGTAACTTCAACCACCGGTCAATGCAATCTTACTGCTTCAGTAACCGTTACCGTCATTCAGGAAAAACCACAAATAACCAATTTTGACCGAAACTGTAACCCTGCCAAAACAGGGTTCACCATTTCCTTCAACATCACAGGAGGCGACCCCAACACTTATCAGGTTGAAGGGATTGGAGGAACACTAACAGGCAATTTATTTACCAGCGATATAATTCTAAACAGTTCGCCTTATACGATTAAGGTTTCAGACTCTTATCATTGTGAAACCGTTCTGACCGGCGCGTTTAATTGTCAGCTTTGTTATCCCATCGCCACTTTAACCGGAAGCGGTGGTGAAATCTGTTTAGATGCAACACCAAACAACTTGCCTCTGAACATCACATTAACCGGCCAATCGCCCTGGCAAATCAACTATGCGATTGACGGACAACCTCAGCCGGTTTTAACTGCCACCTCTAATAACTTTCAACTGCCGGCCACACAAAGCGGGCTATATACGTTGATTGCCGTAGAAGATGCTAACTGTCAGGGTATAACATCGGGCATGGCGACAGTTACAGTTTTATCTGCTCCAATAATCAGCTTAGGACCTGATTTGACATTATGTAATGGTGAAGCCATCACACTAAACACCGGAATCACCAATGTTGAGTTTTTATGGCAAGACGGTTCTACA
This is a stretch of genomic DNA from Sphingobacteriales bacterium. It encodes these proteins:
- a CDS encoding SDR family oxidoreductase — encoded protein: MNIIVTGASSGIGFELVKIFCQSQHRVLAIARNEEKLNHLQSCCAEDSLIPVVCDITQPDNPKLKTAITSLSGSIDVVINNAGLLINKPFMTLNDEDWQQTFEVNVFGVVRFLQFLHPFLNRRNAHIVNIGSMGGFMGSSKFSGLSAYSAAKGALAILTECLAEEWKLDNIRVNCLALGAVQTDMLSAAFPNYQAPLKADEMAEWIAYFALNGYRFFNGKILPVSLDTP
- a CDS encoding SDR family NAD(P)-dependent oxidoreductase, giving the protein MYTVITGATKGIGKALAFQFAKEKFHLAVCARNKTDLQQLKNELIRQFPETDVVYQVADMGVKNEAIAFGDFVNKHCKYVEVLINNAGLYQTSPILREPDGLMEQMMAVNVYGPYHLTRAILPDMMSRKRGHIFNICSVAAMKAFDGCTAYTTSKHALYGLSRSLREELKTFNIKVTSVLPGAVYTASWEDTEVNQHRIMAPEDIARMIIASYQLSDCTVVEDLVLRPMMGDF
- a CDS encoding gliding motility-associated C-terminal domain-containing protein, which produces MPQTASVFQFSRVFKYGLFFIAIFSTFFVCQAQELPPVAENLESIQSGSYLIPLDLSKQSASYSDLPGGISYSAINLAAYGLVYRLLENKVPVKWVIRNAKPKDAPDFTANITRLFPSIQAPVSNDFISSAFVIDIGQINAAVCNPLNTDNQPDIENIIAGFGQNVAVYTLNNTMNMNVRYCLYYPPQIAIISNNSNAPAFEQAFNAAHVPVSIINNTDFLSGNGCFTFILQPAANPADNITAAYADAVNNFIAGGGNFWAQSGMAIGLENQTLLMTTAGITPVNNLISPPYIYLANDLPVMQIQGNFPGLVTGTVGTYSLSSGSSWRPFTYPCLTINTPIGANRFVLTGGDLNGVSPGGNLYYCGGDEFTFTTIPSDASTANAVLQAQRLFLNAAFIPAGINSICAGNDICICAGQSTTLGCTTGGFEAGELLWTPTTGLSCTDCPNPIATPEITTTYTVTSTTGQCNLTASVTVTVIQEKPQITNFDRNCNPAKTGFTISFNITGGDPNTYQVEGIGGTLTGNLFTSDIILNSSPYTIKVSDSYHCETVLTGAFNCQLCYPIATLTGSGGEICLDATPNNLPLNITLTGQSPWQINYAIDGQPQPVLTATSNNFQLPATQSGLYTLIAVEDANCQGITSGMATVTVLSAPIISLGPDLTLCNGEAITLNTGITNVEFLWQDGSTEPTLTVSQSGKYWVQASNACGTVSDTVSLLFEKCLPFRCGATVPNTFSPNLDGVNDVFKPIFNCELSKYRLLIFNRWGELIFDTTNPAEGWNGSIINEPMPIGLFVWKLEYQFAEDVGDPVRIAKGNVLLLK